The Pan troglodytes isolate AG18354 chromosome 1, NHGRI_mPanTro3-v2.0_pri, whole genome shotgun sequence genome includes a region encoding these proteins:
- the MINDY1 gene encoding ubiquitin carboxyl-terminal hydrolase MINDY-1 isoform X21, with product MLLGPPPFNESTKPSPSPCHSFASQAWLRQVPEVSKHLQCPSAESLLTMEYHQPEDPAPGKAGTAEAVIPENHEVLAGPDEHPQDTDARDADGEAGEREPADQALLPSQCGDNLESPLPEASSAPPGPTLGTLPEVETIRACSTPQELPQSPRTRQPEPDFYCVKWIPWKGERTPIITQSTNGPCPLLAIMNILFLQWKVKLPPQKEVITSDELMAHLGNCLLSIKPQEKSEGLQLNFQQNVDDAMTVLPKLATGLDVNVRFTGVSDFEYTPECSVFDLLGIPLYHGWLVDPQSPEAVRAVGKLSYNQLVERIITCKHSSDTNLVTEGLIAEQFLETTAAQLTYHGLCELTAAAKEGELSVFFRNNHFSTMTKHKSHLYLLVTDQGFLQEEQVVWESLHNVDGDSCFCDSDFHLSHSLGKGPGAEGGSGSPEKQLQVDQDYLIALSLQQQQPRGPLGLTDLELAQQLQQEEYQQQQAAQPVRMRTRILSPQGRGATSGRPAGERRQRPKHESDCILL from the exons ATGCTGCTTGGTCCTCCTCCTTTTAATGAAAGCACGAAACCTTCCCCCTCTCCTT GTCACTCTTTTGCATCCCAAGCCTGGCTTAGGCAAGTCCCTGAGGTTAGTAAACACCTTCAGTGCCCCTCAGCCGAGTCCCTTTTGACCATGGAATACCATCAGCCTGAGGATCCAGCCCCTGGTAAGGCCGGGACTGCAGAAGCAGTCATCCCTGAAAACCATGAGGTTCTGGCAGGCCCAGATGAGCACCCTCAGGACACAGATGCAAGAGATGCTGATGGGGAGGCTGGAGAACGGGAGCCAGCAGACCAAGCTTTGCTGCCTAGCCAGTGTGGGGACAACCTTGAGTCCCCTCTGCCTGAAGCTAGCTCAGCTCCACCGGGGCCAACCCTTGGGACACTGCCTGAAGTAGAGACAATAAGGGCATGCTCCACGCCCCAGGAGCTTCCTCAGTCCCCCAGGACCCGACAGCCTGAGCCAGATTTCTACTGTGTCAAGTGGATCCCTTGGAAAGGAGAACGGACACCCATCATCACCCAGAGCACTAACGGCCCTTGCCCTCTCCTTGCCATCATGAACATCCTCTTTCTTCAGTGGAAG GTGAAGCTCCCCCCGCAGAAGGAAGTGATCACATCGGATGAGCTCATGGCCCATCTTG GAAACTGCCTCCTGTCCATCAAGCCCCAGGAGAAGTCAGAGGGACTTCAGCTTAATTTTCAGCAG AATGTGGATGATGCAATGACAGTGCTGCCTAAACTGGCCACAGGTCTGGATGTCAATGTGCGATTCACAGGCGTCTCTGATTTTGAGTATACACCCGAGTGCAGTGTCTTTGACCTGCTAGGCATACCTCTGTACCATGGCTGGCTTGTTGACCCACAG AGTCCTGAGGCTGTGCGTGCAGTTGGGAAACTGAGTTACAACCAGCTGGTGGAGAGGATCATCACCTGCAAACACTCCAGTGACACCAACCTCGTGACAGAAG GCCTGATTGCAGAGCAGTTCCTGGAGACCACCGCCGCCCAGCTGACCTACCACGGACTGTGTGAGCTGACAGCAGCTGCTAAGGAGGGTGAACTTAGCGTCTTTTTCCGAAACAACCACTTTAGCACCATGACTAAGCATAAG AGTCACTTATACCTACTGGTCACTGACCAGGGCTTTCTACAGGAGGAGCAAGTCGTATGGGAGAGCCTGCACAATGTGGATGGAGACAGCTGCTTTTGTGACTCTGACTTTCACCTGAGTCATTCCCTGGGCAAGGGGCCTGGAGCAGAAGGTGGGAGTGGCTCCCCAGAAAAGCAGCTGCAGGTAGACCAG GACTACCTGATTGCTCTGtccctgcagcagcagcagccacgaGGCCCGCTGGGGCTTACCGACTTGGAGCTGGCCCAGCAGCTTCAGCAAGAGGAGTATCAACAGCAGCAGGCAGCACAGCCAGTGCGGATGCGGACGCGGATCCTGTCACCGCAG GGGAGAGGAGCCACATCTGGACGCCCAGCCGGGGAGCGTCGGCAGAGGCCGAAGCACGAGTCAGACTGCATTCTGCTGTAG
- the MINDY1 gene encoding ubiquitin carboxyl-terminal hydrolase MINDY-1 isoform X13: MEYHQPEDPAPGKAGTAEAVIPENHEVLAGPDEHPQDTDARDADGEAGEREPADQALLPSQCGDNLESPLPEASSAPPGPTLGTLPEVETIRACSTPQELPQSPRTRQPEPDFYCVKWIPWKGERTPIITQSTNGPCPLLAIMNILFLQWKVKLPPQKEVITSDELMAHLGNCLLSIKPQEKSEGLQLNFQQNVDDAMTVLPKLATGLDVNVRFTGVSDFEYTPECSVFDLLGIPLYHGWLVDPQSPEAVRAVGKLSYNQLVERIITCKHSSDTNLVTEGLIAEQFLETTAAQLTYHGLCELTAAAKEGELSVFFRNNHFSTMTKHKSHLYLLVTDQGFLQEEQVVWESLHNVDGDSCFCDSDFHLSHSLGKGPGAEGGSGSPEKQLQVDQQQQPRGPLGLTDLELAQQLQQEEYQQQQAAQPVRMRTRILSPQGRGATSGRPAGERRQRPKHESDCILL, encoded by the exons ATGGAATACCATCAGCCTGAGGATCCAGCCCCTGGTAAGGCCGGGACTGCAGAAGCAGTCATCCCTGAAAACCATGAGGTTCTGGCAGGCCCAGATGAGCACCCTCAGGACACAGATGCAAGAGATGCTGATGGGGAGGCTGGAGAACGGGAGCCAGCAGACCAAGCTTTGCTGCCTAGCCAGTGTGGGGACAACCTTGAGTCCCCTCTGCCTGAAGCTAGCTCAGCTCCACCGGGGCCAACCCTTGGGACACTGCCTGAAGTAGAGACAATAAGGGCATGCTCCACGCCCCAGGAGCTTCCTCAGTCCCCCAGGACCCGACAGCCTGAGCCAGATTTCTACTGTGTCAAGTGGATCCCTTGGAAAGGAGAACGGACACCCATCATCACCCAGAGCACTAACGGCCCTTGCCCTCTCCTTGCCATCATGAACATCCTCTTTCTTCAGTGGAAG GTGAAGCTCCCCCCGCAGAAGGAAGTGATCACATCGGATGAGCTCATGGCCCATCTTG GAAACTGCCTCCTGTCCATCAAGCCCCAGGAGAAGTCAGAGGGACTTCAGCTTAATTTTCAGCAG AATGTGGATGATGCAATGACAGTGCTGCCTAAACTGGCCACAGGTCTGGATGTCAATGTGCGATTCACAGGCGTCTCTGATTTTGAGTATACACCCGAGTGCAGTGTCTTTGACCTGCTAGGCATACCTCTGTACCATGGCTGGCTTGTTGACCCACAG AGTCCTGAGGCTGTGCGTGCAGTTGGGAAACTGAGTTACAACCAGCTGGTGGAGAGGATCATCACCTGCAAACACTCCAGTGACACCAACCTCGTGACAGAAG GCCTGATTGCAGAGCAGTTCCTGGAGACCACCGCCGCCCAGCTGACCTACCACGGACTGTGTGAGCTGACAGCAGCTGCTAAGGAGGGTGAACTTAGCGTCTTTTTCCGAAACAACCACTTTAGCACCATGACTAAGCATAAG AGTCACTTATACCTACTGGTCACTGACCAGGGCTTTCTACAGGAGGAGCAAGTCGTATGGGAGAGCCTGCACAATGTGGATGGAGACAGCTGCTTTTGTGACTCTGACTTTCACCTGAGTCATTCCCTGGGCAAGGGGCCTGGAGCAGAAGGTGGGAGTGGCTCCCCAGAAAAGCAGCTGCAGGTAGACCAG cagcagcagccacgaGGCCCGCTGGGGCTTACCGACTTGGAGCTGGCCCAGCAGCTTCAGCAAGAGGAGTATCAACAGCAGCAGGCAGCACAGCCAGTGCGGATGCGGACGCGGATCCTGTCACCGCAG GGGAGAGGAGCCACATCTGGACGCCCAGCCGGGGAGCGTCGGCAGAGGCCGAAGCACGAGTCAGACTGCATTCTGCTGTAG
- the MINDY1 gene encoding ubiquitin carboxyl-terminal hydrolase MINDY-1 isoform X16: protein MCHSFASQAWLRQVPEVSKHLQCPSAESLLTMEYHQPEDPAPGKAGTAEAVIPENHEVLAGPDEHPQDTDARDADGEAGEREPADQALLPSQCGDNLESPLPEASSAPPGPTLGTLPEVETIRACSTPQELPQSPRTRQPEPDFYCVKWIPWKGERTPIITQSTNGPCPLLAIMNILFLQWKVKLPPQKEVITSDELMAHLGNCLLSIKPQEKSEGLQLNFQQSPEAVRAVGKLSYNQLVERIITCKHSSDTNLVTEGLIAEQFLETTAAQLTYHGLCELTAAAKEGELSVFFRNNHFSTMTKHKSHLYLLVTDQGFLQEEQVVWESLHNVDGDSCFCDSDFHLSHSLGKGPGAEGGSGSPEKQLQVDQQQQPRGPLGLTDLELAQQLQQEEYQQQQAAQPVRMRTRILSPQGRGATSGRPAGERRQRPKHESDCILL, encoded by the exons ATGT GTCACTCTTTTGCATCCCAAGCCTGGCTTAGGCAAGTCCCTGAGGTTAGTAAACACCTTCAGTGCCCCTCAGCCGAGTCCCTTTTGACCATGGAATACCATCAGCCTGAGGATCCAGCCCCTGGTAAGGCCGGGACTGCAGAAGCAGTCATCCCTGAAAACCATGAGGTTCTGGCAGGCCCAGATGAGCACCCTCAGGACACAGATGCAAGAGATGCTGATGGGGAGGCTGGAGAACGGGAGCCAGCAGACCAAGCTTTGCTGCCTAGCCAGTGTGGGGACAACCTTGAGTCCCCTCTGCCTGAAGCTAGCTCAGCTCCACCGGGGCCAACCCTTGGGACACTGCCTGAAGTAGAGACAATAAGGGCATGCTCCACGCCCCAGGAGCTTCCTCAGTCCCCCAGGACCCGACAGCCTGAGCCAGATTTCTACTGTGTCAAGTGGATCCCTTGGAAAGGAGAACGGACACCCATCATCACCCAGAGCACTAACGGCCCTTGCCCTCTCCTTGCCATCATGAACATCCTCTTTCTTCAGTGGAAG GTGAAGCTCCCCCCGCAGAAGGAAGTGATCACATCGGATGAGCTCATGGCCCATCTTG GAAACTGCCTCCTGTCCATCAAGCCCCAGGAGAAGTCAGAGGGACTTCAGCTTAATTTTCAGCAG AGTCCTGAGGCTGTGCGTGCAGTTGGGAAACTGAGTTACAACCAGCTGGTGGAGAGGATCATCACCTGCAAACACTCCAGTGACACCAACCTCGTGACAGAAG GCCTGATTGCAGAGCAGTTCCTGGAGACCACCGCCGCCCAGCTGACCTACCACGGACTGTGTGAGCTGACAGCAGCTGCTAAGGAGGGTGAACTTAGCGTCTTTTTCCGAAACAACCACTTTAGCACCATGACTAAGCATAAG AGTCACTTATACCTACTGGTCACTGACCAGGGCTTTCTACAGGAGGAGCAAGTCGTATGGGAGAGCCTGCACAATGTGGATGGAGACAGCTGCTTTTGTGACTCTGACTTTCACCTGAGTCATTCCCTGGGCAAGGGGCCTGGAGCAGAAGGTGGGAGTGGCTCCCCAGAAAAGCAGCTGCAGGTAGACCAG cagcagcagccacgaGGCCCGCTGGGGCTTACCGACTTGGAGCTGGCCCAGCAGCTTCAGCAAGAGGAGTATCAACAGCAGCAGGCAGCACAGCCAGTGCGGATGCGGACGCGGATCCTGTCACCGCAG GGGAGAGGAGCCACATCTGGACGCCCAGCCGGGGAGCGTCGGCAGAGGCCGAAGCACGAGTCAGACTGCATTCTGCTGTAG
- the MINDY1 gene encoding ubiquitin carboxyl-terminal hydrolase MINDY-1 isoform X3: protein MEYHQPEDPAPGKAGTAEAVIPENHEVLAGPDEHPQDTDARDADGEAGEREPADQALLPSQCGDNLESPLPEASSAPPGPTLGTLPEVETIRACSTPQELPQSPRTRQPEPDFYCVKWIPWKGERTPIITQSTNGPCPLLAIMNILFLQWKVKLPPQKEVITSDELMAHLGNCLLSIKPQEKSEGLQLNFQQNVDDAMTVLPKLATGLDVNVRFTGVSDFEYTPECSVFDLLGIPLYHGWLVDPQQSPEAVRAVGKLSYNQLVERIITCKHSSDTNLVTEGLIAEQFLETTAAQLTYHGLCELTAAAKEGELSVFFRNNHFSTMTKHKSHLYLLVTDQGFLQEEQVVWESLHNVDGDSCFCDSDFHLSHSLGKGPGAEGGSGSPEKQLQVDQDYLIALSLQQQQPRGPLGLTDLELAQQLQQEEYQQQQAAQPVRMRTRILSPQVGCCLGAHTPGFHLMLCRVQNTCYSCTGLFKVSSLRVLPLPVPLPWSPFLSSSPYSLSQS, encoded by the exons ATGGAATACCATCAGCCTGAGGATCCAGCCCCTGGTAAGGCCGGGACTGCAGAAGCAGTCATCCCTGAAAACCATGAGGTTCTGGCAGGCCCAGATGAGCACCCTCAGGACACAGATGCAAGAGATGCTGATGGGGAGGCTGGAGAACGGGAGCCAGCAGACCAAGCTTTGCTGCCTAGCCAGTGTGGGGACAACCTTGAGTCCCCTCTGCCTGAAGCTAGCTCAGCTCCACCGGGGCCAACCCTTGGGACACTGCCTGAAGTAGAGACAATAAGGGCATGCTCCACGCCCCAGGAGCTTCCTCAGTCCCCCAGGACCCGACAGCCTGAGCCAGATTTCTACTGTGTCAAGTGGATCCCTTGGAAAGGAGAACGGACACCCATCATCACCCAGAGCACTAACGGCCCTTGCCCTCTCCTTGCCATCATGAACATCCTCTTTCTTCAGTGGAAG GTGAAGCTCCCCCCGCAGAAGGAAGTGATCACATCGGATGAGCTCATGGCCCATCTTG GAAACTGCCTCCTGTCCATCAAGCCCCAGGAGAAGTCAGAGGGACTTCAGCTTAATTTTCAGCAG AATGTGGATGATGCAATGACAGTGCTGCCTAAACTGGCCACAGGTCTGGATGTCAATGTGCGATTCACAGGCGTCTCTGATTTTGAGTATACACCCGAGTGCAGTGTCTTTGACCTGCTAGGCATACCTCTGTACCATGGCTGGCTTGTTGACCCACAG CAGAGTCCTGAGGCTGTGCGTGCAGTTGGGAAACTGAGTTACAACCAGCTGGTGGAGAGGATCATCACCTGCAAACACTCCAGTGACACCAACCTCGTGACAGAAG GCCTGATTGCAGAGCAGTTCCTGGAGACCACCGCCGCCCAGCTGACCTACCACGGACTGTGTGAGCTGACAGCAGCTGCTAAGGAGGGTGAACTTAGCGTCTTTTTCCGAAACAACCACTTTAGCACCATGACTAAGCATAAG AGTCACTTATACCTACTGGTCACTGACCAGGGCTTTCTACAGGAGGAGCAAGTCGTATGGGAGAGCCTGCACAATGTGGATGGAGACAGCTGCTTTTGTGACTCTGACTTTCACCTGAGTCATTCCCTGGGCAAGGGGCCTGGAGCAGAAGGTGGGAGTGGCTCCCCAGAAAAGCAGCTGCAGGTAGACCAG GACTACCTGATTGCTCTGtccctgcagcagcagcagccacgaGGCCCGCTGGGGCTTACCGACTTGGAGCTGGCCCAGCAGCTTCAGCAAGAGGAGTATCAACAGCAGCAGGCAGCACAGCCAGTGCGGATGCGGACGCGGATCCTGTCACCGCAGGTGGGCTGCTGCCTGGGCGCCCACACTCCCGGTTTCCACCTCATGCTTTGCCGGGTCCAGAACACCTGTTATTCCTGCACTGGTCTCTTCAAGGTTTCTTCTCTCAGGGTCCTTCCCCTGCCTGTCCCTCTCCCCTGGAgccccttcctgtcttcctctcccTACTCCCTGTCCCAATCCTGA
- the MINDY1 gene encoding ubiquitin carboxyl-terminal hydrolase MINDY-1 isoform X12 translates to MEYHQPEDPAPGKAGTAEAVIPENHEVLAGPDEHPQDTDARDADGEAGEREPADQALLPSQCGDNLESPLPEASSAPPGPTLGTLPEVETIRACSTPQELPQSPRTRQPEPDFYCVKWIPWKGERTPIITQSTNGPCPLLAIMNILFLQWKVKLPPQKEVITSDELMAHLGNCLLSIKPQEKSEGLQLNFQQNVDDAMTVLPKLATGLDVNVRFTGVSDFEYTPECSVFDLLGIPLYHGWLVDPQQSPEAVRAVGKLSYNQLVERIITCKHSSDTNLVTEGLIAEQFLETTAAQLTYHGLCELTAAAKEGELSVFFRNNHFSTMTKHKSHLYLLVTDQGFLQEEQVVWESLHNVDGDSCFCDSDFHLSHSLGKGPGAEGGSGSPEKQLQVDQQQQPRGPLGLTDLELAQQLQQEEYQQQQAAQPVRMRTRILSPQGRGATSGRPAGERRQRPKHESDCILL, encoded by the exons ATGGAATACCATCAGCCTGAGGATCCAGCCCCTGGTAAGGCCGGGACTGCAGAAGCAGTCATCCCTGAAAACCATGAGGTTCTGGCAGGCCCAGATGAGCACCCTCAGGACACAGATGCAAGAGATGCTGATGGGGAGGCTGGAGAACGGGAGCCAGCAGACCAAGCTTTGCTGCCTAGCCAGTGTGGGGACAACCTTGAGTCCCCTCTGCCTGAAGCTAGCTCAGCTCCACCGGGGCCAACCCTTGGGACACTGCCTGAAGTAGAGACAATAAGGGCATGCTCCACGCCCCAGGAGCTTCCTCAGTCCCCCAGGACCCGACAGCCTGAGCCAGATTTCTACTGTGTCAAGTGGATCCCTTGGAAAGGAGAACGGACACCCATCATCACCCAGAGCACTAACGGCCCTTGCCCTCTCCTTGCCATCATGAACATCCTCTTTCTTCAGTGGAAG GTGAAGCTCCCCCCGCAGAAGGAAGTGATCACATCGGATGAGCTCATGGCCCATCTTG GAAACTGCCTCCTGTCCATCAAGCCCCAGGAGAAGTCAGAGGGACTTCAGCTTAATTTTCAGCAG AATGTGGATGATGCAATGACAGTGCTGCCTAAACTGGCCACAGGTCTGGATGTCAATGTGCGATTCACAGGCGTCTCTGATTTTGAGTATACACCCGAGTGCAGTGTCTTTGACCTGCTAGGCATACCTCTGTACCATGGCTGGCTTGTTGACCCACAG CAGAGTCCTGAGGCTGTGCGTGCAGTTGGGAAACTGAGTTACAACCAGCTGGTGGAGAGGATCATCACCTGCAAACACTCCAGTGACACCAACCTCGTGACAGAAG GCCTGATTGCAGAGCAGTTCCTGGAGACCACCGCCGCCCAGCTGACCTACCACGGACTGTGTGAGCTGACAGCAGCTGCTAAGGAGGGTGAACTTAGCGTCTTTTTCCGAAACAACCACTTTAGCACCATGACTAAGCATAAG AGTCACTTATACCTACTGGTCACTGACCAGGGCTTTCTACAGGAGGAGCAAGTCGTATGGGAGAGCCTGCACAATGTGGATGGAGACAGCTGCTTTTGTGACTCTGACTTTCACCTGAGTCATTCCCTGGGCAAGGGGCCTGGAGCAGAAGGTGGGAGTGGCTCCCCAGAAAAGCAGCTGCAGGTAGACCAG cagcagcagccacgaGGCCCGCTGGGGCTTACCGACTTGGAGCTGGCCCAGCAGCTTCAGCAAGAGGAGTATCAACAGCAGCAGGCAGCACAGCCAGTGCGGATGCGGACGCGGATCCTGTCACCGCAG GGGAGAGGAGCCACATCTGGACGCCCAGCCGGGGAGCGTCGGCAGAGGCCGAAGCACGAGTCAGACTGCATTCTGCTGTAG
- the MINDY1 gene encoding ubiquitin carboxyl-terminal hydrolase MINDY-1 isoform X6, giving the protein MCHSFASQAWLRQVPEVSKHLQCPSAESLLTMEYHQPEDPAPGKAGTAEAVIPENHEVLAGPDEHPQDTDARDADGEAGEREPADQALLPSQCGDNLESPLPEASSAPPGPTLGTLPEVETIRACSTPQELPQSPRTRQPEPDFYCVKWIPWKGERTPIITQSTNGPCPLLAIMNILFLQWKVKLPPQKEVITSDELMAHLGNCLLSIKPQEKSEGLQLNFQQNVDDAMTVLPKLATGLDVNVRFTGVSDFEYTPECSVFDLLGIPLYHGWLVDPQQSPEAVRAVGKLSYNQLVERIITCKHSSDTNLVTEGLIAEQFLETTAAQLTYHGLCELTAAAKEGELSVFFRNNHFSTMTKHKSHLYLLVTDQGFLQEEQVVWESLHNVDGDSCFCDSDFHLSHSLGKGPGAEGGSGSPEKQLQVDQQQQPRGPLGLTDLELAQQLQQEEYQQQQAAQPVRMRTRILSPQGRGATSGRPAGERRQRPKHESDCILL; this is encoded by the exons ATGT GTCACTCTTTTGCATCCCAAGCCTGGCTTAGGCAAGTCCCTGAGGTTAGTAAACACCTTCAGTGCCCCTCAGCCGAGTCCCTTTTGACCATGGAATACCATCAGCCTGAGGATCCAGCCCCTGGTAAGGCCGGGACTGCAGAAGCAGTCATCCCTGAAAACCATGAGGTTCTGGCAGGCCCAGATGAGCACCCTCAGGACACAGATGCAAGAGATGCTGATGGGGAGGCTGGAGAACGGGAGCCAGCAGACCAAGCTTTGCTGCCTAGCCAGTGTGGGGACAACCTTGAGTCCCCTCTGCCTGAAGCTAGCTCAGCTCCACCGGGGCCAACCCTTGGGACACTGCCTGAAGTAGAGACAATAAGGGCATGCTCCACGCCCCAGGAGCTTCCTCAGTCCCCCAGGACCCGACAGCCTGAGCCAGATTTCTACTGTGTCAAGTGGATCCCTTGGAAAGGAGAACGGACACCCATCATCACCCAGAGCACTAACGGCCCTTGCCCTCTCCTTGCCATCATGAACATCCTCTTTCTTCAGTGGAAG GTGAAGCTCCCCCCGCAGAAGGAAGTGATCACATCGGATGAGCTCATGGCCCATCTTG GAAACTGCCTCCTGTCCATCAAGCCCCAGGAGAAGTCAGAGGGACTTCAGCTTAATTTTCAGCAG AATGTGGATGATGCAATGACAGTGCTGCCTAAACTGGCCACAGGTCTGGATGTCAATGTGCGATTCACAGGCGTCTCTGATTTTGAGTATACACCCGAGTGCAGTGTCTTTGACCTGCTAGGCATACCTCTGTACCATGGCTGGCTTGTTGACCCACAG CAGAGTCCTGAGGCTGTGCGTGCAGTTGGGAAACTGAGTTACAACCAGCTGGTGGAGAGGATCATCACCTGCAAACACTCCAGTGACACCAACCTCGTGACAGAAG GCCTGATTGCAGAGCAGTTCCTGGAGACCACCGCCGCCCAGCTGACCTACCACGGACTGTGTGAGCTGACAGCAGCTGCTAAGGAGGGTGAACTTAGCGTCTTTTTCCGAAACAACCACTTTAGCACCATGACTAAGCATAAG AGTCACTTATACCTACTGGTCACTGACCAGGGCTTTCTACAGGAGGAGCAAGTCGTATGGGAGAGCCTGCACAATGTGGATGGAGACAGCTGCTTTTGTGACTCTGACTTTCACCTGAGTCATTCCCTGGGCAAGGGGCCTGGAGCAGAAGGTGGGAGTGGCTCCCCAGAAAAGCAGCTGCAGGTAGACCAG cagcagcagccacgaGGCCCGCTGGGGCTTACCGACTTGGAGCTGGCCCAGCAGCTTCAGCAAGAGGAGTATCAACAGCAGCAGGCAGCACAGCCAGTGCGGATGCGGACGCGGATCCTGTCACCGCAG GGGAGAGGAGCCACATCTGGACGCCCAGCCGGGGAGCGTCGGCAGAGGCCGAAGCACGAGTCAGACTGCATTCTGCTGTAG
- the MINDY1 gene encoding ubiquitin carboxyl-terminal hydrolase MINDY-1 isoform X5, translated as MCHSFASQAWLRQVPEVSKHLQCPSAESLLTMEYHQPEDPAPGKAGTAEAVIPENHEVLAGPDEHPQDTDARDADGEAGEREPADQALLPSQCGDNLESPLPEASSAPPGPTLGTLPEVETIRACSTPQELPQSPRTRQPEPDFYCVKWIPWKGERTPIITQSTNGPCPLLAIMNILFLQWKVKLPPQKEVITSDELMAHLGNCLLSIKPQEKSEGLQLNFQQNVDDAMTVLPKLATGLDVNVRFTGVSDFEYTPECSVFDLLGIPLYHGWLVDPQSPEAVRAVGKLSYNQLVERIITCKHSSDTNLVTEGLIAEQFLETTAAQLTYHGLCELTAAAKEGELSVFFRNNHFSTMTKHKSHLYLLVTDQGFLQEEQVVWESLHNVDGDSCFCDSDFHLSHSLGKGPGAEGGSGSPEKQLQVDQDYLIALSLQQQQPRGPLGLTDLELAQQLQQEEYQQQQAAQPVRMRTRILSPQGRGATSGRPAGERRQRPKHESDCILL; from the exons ATGT GTCACTCTTTTGCATCCCAAGCCTGGCTTAGGCAAGTCCCTGAGGTTAGTAAACACCTTCAGTGCCCCTCAGCCGAGTCCCTTTTGACCATGGAATACCATCAGCCTGAGGATCCAGCCCCTGGTAAGGCCGGGACTGCAGAAGCAGTCATCCCTGAAAACCATGAGGTTCTGGCAGGCCCAGATGAGCACCCTCAGGACACAGATGCAAGAGATGCTGATGGGGAGGCTGGAGAACGGGAGCCAGCAGACCAAGCTTTGCTGCCTAGCCAGTGTGGGGACAACCTTGAGTCCCCTCTGCCTGAAGCTAGCTCAGCTCCACCGGGGCCAACCCTTGGGACACTGCCTGAAGTAGAGACAATAAGGGCATGCTCCACGCCCCAGGAGCTTCCTCAGTCCCCCAGGACCCGACAGCCTGAGCCAGATTTCTACTGTGTCAAGTGGATCCCTTGGAAAGGAGAACGGACACCCATCATCACCCAGAGCACTAACGGCCCTTGCCCTCTCCTTGCCATCATGAACATCCTCTTTCTTCAGTGGAAG GTGAAGCTCCCCCCGCAGAAGGAAGTGATCACATCGGATGAGCTCATGGCCCATCTTG GAAACTGCCTCCTGTCCATCAAGCCCCAGGAGAAGTCAGAGGGACTTCAGCTTAATTTTCAGCAG AATGTGGATGATGCAATGACAGTGCTGCCTAAACTGGCCACAGGTCTGGATGTCAATGTGCGATTCACAGGCGTCTCTGATTTTGAGTATACACCCGAGTGCAGTGTCTTTGACCTGCTAGGCATACCTCTGTACCATGGCTGGCTTGTTGACCCACAG AGTCCTGAGGCTGTGCGTGCAGTTGGGAAACTGAGTTACAACCAGCTGGTGGAGAGGATCATCACCTGCAAACACTCCAGTGACACCAACCTCGTGACAGAAG GCCTGATTGCAGAGCAGTTCCTGGAGACCACCGCCGCCCAGCTGACCTACCACGGACTGTGTGAGCTGACAGCAGCTGCTAAGGAGGGTGAACTTAGCGTCTTTTTCCGAAACAACCACTTTAGCACCATGACTAAGCATAAG AGTCACTTATACCTACTGGTCACTGACCAGGGCTTTCTACAGGAGGAGCAAGTCGTATGGGAGAGCCTGCACAATGTGGATGGAGACAGCTGCTTTTGTGACTCTGACTTTCACCTGAGTCATTCCCTGGGCAAGGGGCCTGGAGCAGAAGGTGGGAGTGGCTCCCCAGAAAAGCAGCTGCAGGTAGACCAG GACTACCTGATTGCTCTGtccctgcagcagcagcagccacgaGGCCCGCTGGGGCTTACCGACTTGGAGCTGGCCCAGCAGCTTCAGCAAGAGGAGTATCAACAGCAGCAGGCAGCACAGCCAGTGCGGATGCGGACGCGGATCCTGTCACCGCAG GGGAGAGGAGCCACATCTGGACGCCCAGCCGGGGAGCGTCGGCAGAGGCCGAAGCACGAGTCAGACTGCATTCTGCTGTAG